Proteins found in one Nostoc sp. NIES-3756 genomic segment:
- a CDS encoding efflux RND transporter periplasmic adaptor subunit — protein sequence MDTSETQVSTVETQSESSVPSELVPTRSGKPWLRTLLILFVATGGIILWRVLAPTGTSQTSVAQQQVAPPPRAVETITLTSGSATRNVQLLGQVEATQQSTLRAQTSGIVEKILVQPGDRVRTGMVIAVLEDTDQQLAISQAKAQLAQQRSNLARLEVGTRPEIIARRQATVTSAIAREREAQDNLRRTSELVKEGALSQRLLVEAQARLDDIQGERLQAEAELAEAKAGPIREEIAAQRANVEAAKATLAQAELSRLRTQIRASQSGVVQTRHISNGDLVQMSNPIVTLVAGDRFDIFLELPEELSSQVKPGMTIDLTARALPQWKQQANITAVVPSADPASRRQRVRVQIDNPPPGLLTGMAIAGNLNLPANRTSFVVSRDALTRRQNQWLVFTIADGKAKQVEVEMIADMGKQVAVYNPSLRTGQNIVLRGGDGLQDGAVVKVVN from the coding sequence ATGGATACCTCTGAAACTCAAGTTTCAACAGTTGAAACCCAGTCAGAAAGTTCTGTACCCTCTGAGTTAGTGCCTACTCGTTCTGGCAAACCCTGGTTACGGACATTACTTATTTTGTTTGTGGCAACTGGGGGGATTATTCTTTGGCGAGTGCTGGCTCCTACAGGTACATCGCAGACTTCTGTTGCCCAACAGCAAGTAGCACCACCCCCACGCGCCGTAGAAACAATCACCCTAACTAGTGGAAGTGCTACTAGAAATGTCCAGCTTTTGGGACAAGTAGAGGCAACGCAACAATCAACACTACGCGCTCAAACTAGCGGCATTGTAGAGAAAATTTTAGTACAACCAGGCGATCGCGTGCGGACAGGGATGGTAATTGCTGTACTAGAAGATACTGACCAACAATTGGCAATTTCTCAAGCTAAGGCACAACTGGCACAACAACGCAGTAACCTAGCACGCCTGGAAGTTGGTACTCGTCCAGAAATTATTGCTCGGCGACAAGCAACTGTCACATCAGCTATTGCCCGTGAACGAGAAGCTCAAGATAATCTCCGACGCACCAGTGAGCTAGTAAAGGAAGGGGCTTTATCGCAAAGATTGTTAGTAGAAGCACAAGCTCGATTAGATGATATTCAAGGAGAACGCCTACAAGCAGAAGCTGAACTTGCAGAAGCCAAAGCAGGGCCAATTCGGGAAGAAATCGCCGCTCAAAGAGCAAATGTAGAAGCAGCCAAAGCCACCCTAGCACAAGCAGAACTATCACGATTACGCACTCAAATTAGAGCATCCCAATCAGGTGTAGTGCAGACTCGACATATCAGCAATGGGGATTTAGTGCAGATGTCTAATCCCATCGTCACCCTAGTAGCAGGCGATCGCTTTGATATCTTCCTAGAATTACCAGAAGAATTAAGCAGTCAAGTCAAACCTGGAATGACAATTGATCTTACAGCCCGCGCCTTACCCCAGTGGAAGCAACAAGCAAATATTACAGCTGTCGTTCCCTCAGCCGATCCGGCTTCTCGCCGTCAACGGGTGCGCGTGCAAATTGACAACCCACCCCCTGGACTATTAACTGGAATGGCGATCGCTGGTAACTTAAACTTACCCGCAAATCGTACTAGCTTTGTGGTATCAAGAGATGCCTTAACCAGAAGACAAAATCAGTGGCTAGTCTTCACCATTGCTGATGGCAAAGCCAAACAAGTAGAAGTAGAAATGATTGCCGACATGGGTAAACAAGTAGCAGTTTATAACCCATCCTTACGCACAGGTCAAAACATCGTCTTACGTGGCGGCGATGGATTACAAGATGGTGCAGTCGTCAAAGTAGTTAATTGA